One part of the Vicia villosa cultivar HV-30 ecotype Madison, WI linkage group LG6, Vvil1.0, whole genome shotgun sequence genome encodes these proteins:
- the LOC131608899 gene encoding phenolic glucoside malonyltransferase 1-like: protein MAYNKNNIKIYEHVKVVPPSSSTQSTTTTPLTSYDLIFLRFHPSERIYFYTLHDPHSHPSCFFHEIVPNLKSSLSLTLQHFLPLAGKIVWPSDSSKPFIQFISNDDDNGVSLLIAESDADFDHVIENSPHEASLTRSFIPNLESSDLFASTMSLQITLFPNCGFSIGITQHHAIFDGKSLSMFVKAWAYLCNKIIGFETPTLLPELEPLFNRDIIKGANEKNAIEILSRISPTEKGNERSLKIFLAEPKLEDSVRATFKLSRENLDKIKQNVLSKWEIFDANESKPHTLSTFILTCAYSIVTIAKAIHGVEKEKEKFGFTFPIDYRARLEPPLPNNYFGNCIWGNFIRLDSFDFEKEDGVFVVAKCIYEKIKMINEKGILKREKIGDKDKSIHNEGYTKVAVAGSNRFSVYENDFGYGRPEKVEIVSIDRGLIIGYGDSKDGNGGVEIGLVLNKDVMDLFSTLFFEGLCDN from the coding sequence ATGGcatacaacaaaaacaacattaaAATCTATGAACATGTCAAAGTTGTTCCACCATCATCATCAACCCAATCAACAACCACAACCCCTCTCACTTCGTATGACCTAATTTTTCTAAGGTTCCACCCATCCGAGCGAATCTACTTTTACACACTCCATGATCCACACTCTCACCCTTCATGTTTCTTTCATGAAATTGTTCCAAATCTAAAATCTTCGCTCTCTTTAACCCTCCAACACTTTCTCCCTTTAGCTGGTAAAATCGTTTGGCCTTCTGATTCTTCAAAACCATTCATCCAATTCATTtcaaatgatgatgataatggagTTTCGTTGCTCATTGCAGAATCTGATGCTGATTTTGATCATGTCATTGAAAATTCACCGCATGAAGCTTCTTTGACTCGCTCTTTTATTCCTAACTTGGAATCATCAGATTTGTTTGCTTCTACTATGTCGCTCCAAATCACTCTTTTTCCAAATTGTGGCTTTAGCATAGGAATCACGCAACACCATGCTATTTTTGATGGAAAATCTTTATCCATGTTCGTCAAAGCTTGGGCTTATCTATGCAACAAAATAATTGGATTTGAAACACCAACTTTGTTGCCAGAGTTAGAGCCTTTATTCAACAGAGATATCATCAAAGGCGCGAATGAAAAAAATGCAATCGAGATTTTATCCAGGATATCTCCAACTGAAAAAGGAAATGAAAGAAGCCTAAAGATTTTTCTTGCTGAACCAAAACTCGAAGACTCTGTCCGTGCTACATTCAAGCTCTCACGTGAAAACTTGGATAAGATAAAGCAAAATGTGTTATCCAAATGGGAAATATTCGACGCAAATGAATCAAAGCCACACACTCTATCAACTTTTATTCTCACTTGTGCTTATTCCATTGTTACTATTGCAAAAGCTATTCATGGagttgaaaaagagaaagaaaagtttGGTTTTACTTTTCCAATAGATTATAGAGCAAGGTTGGAACCACCATTACCAAATAACTATTTTGGAAACTGTATATGGGGGAATTTCATTCGTTTAGATTCATTTGATTTCGAAAAAGAAGATGGTGTCTTTGTAGTAGCCAAGTGTATTTATGAGAAAATAAAGATGATAAATGAAAAGGGAATTctaaaaagagagaaaattggtgatAAAGATAAATCTATACATAATGAGGGATATACAAAAGTTGCAGTGGCTGGGTCTAATAGATTTAGTGTTTATGAGAATGATTTTGGTTATGGAAGGCCAGAAAAGGTGGAAATAGTGTCGATCGATAGAGGTTTAATAATTGGTTATGGAGATAGCAAAGATGGTAATGGTGGAGTTGAAATTGGTCTCGTTCTAAATAAAGATGTAATGGATCTCTTTAGCACTTTGTTTTTTGAAGGACTATGTGATAATTGA
- the LOC131613190 gene encoding uncharacterized protein LOC131613190: MMQSCTEATTRSFWRDDGIDYSVSNSEGMSGGQISLWNSRVMEFMFSIRGNGYICIKVFWKENLYYICNVYSACVLSLKRELWKNLLDLKSRYTDGEWIIGGDFNAVKEGKERKWGTIGGCHTQWEEFSRFIEDIGLIDVSCKGKKFSWYSEDGKFKSRIGRFLISNNVLDSWGVVAQLIGMWDISDHCPVWLVTNREDWGPKPFKFNNNWFQHKELLEFVEREWKELEVYGIGDYVLKEKIEIVKR, translated from the coding sequence ATGATGCAATCTTGTACAGAGGCGACGACTCGTAGTTTTTGGCGTGATGATGGAATCGATTATTCTGTTTCCAACTCGGAAGGTATGTCGGGTGGCCAAATATCCTTGTGGAATTCTAGAGTTATGGAGTTTATGTTTAGCATTAGGGGTAATGGCTATATCTGTATAAAAGTGTTTTGGAAGGAAAATCTCTATTATATTTGTAATGTTTATTCTGCTTGTGTTCTATCACTTAAACGGGAGTTGTGGAAAAATCTTTTGGATTTGAAGTCTCGATACACAGACGGTGAATGGATAATAGGAGGTGACTTCAACGCTGTTAAAGAAGGAAAGGAGAGGAAATGGGGGACTATCGGGGGCTGCCACACTCAATGGGAAGAGTTTTCCCGTTTTATTGAAGATATTGGTCTGATTGATGTGTCATGCAAAGGGAAGAAGTTCAGCTGGTACAGTGAAGATGGGAAGTTCAAAAGTCGCATAGGCCGTTTTCTCATCTCTAACAACGTCCTTGATTCATGGGGGGTAGTGGCTCAGCTTATTGGTATGTGGGATATTTCCGATCATTGTCCTGTTTGGTTAGTTACGAATAGAGAGGATTGGGGCCCAAAGCCATTCAAATTCAACAACAATTGGTTCCAACATAAAGAGCTTTTGGAATTTGTAGAGAGGGAGTGGAAGGAGTTGGAGGTTTATGGTATAGGAGACTATGTCTTAAAGGAAAAAATTGAGATTGTTAAAAGGTAG